The genomic segment GTCAACGCGTTTCTTGCCTTCGATGCTGATTTGCGTGCTGCGCTGACTAAGGGCGATGCGGCGGCAGTAAGTATGTTGATCGAATATCCGCTGCGCGTGAATGAAGCGCCGGGGAGCGGGTTGTTGATCGAGGATCCAGGAGCGCTAGTCCGTCACTTTCATGAGGTCTTTCCAGAAAGAGTCATAAAGGCGGTGATGGAGCACGATCTGTTTTGTATTCACGGCGGCATCCTGTATGGCAACGGCGAGGTACAGGTGCATGTGATGAAGTCCGGGTTTGGTGTGGGAACCGTAAACGTGGAATCGCCTGAGACTGCGAAGGCATCTCAGTTCGCGCCTGTGTTTGTTTGCCGGACGGAGAAGCATAGCGTGCTAGTCGAGCGGGGACCTCGGCAGAGTGTGCGGTATCGCTCCTGGAACTCCGGGCATTCAGTTCTTGGCAAGCCGGATCTGGAGATTGCATCCGGGAAAGGCGAAGTCCACGGGACGTGGCCGTGCACTTATTCGGAATGGACCTTCAAGAACGGGAAGGCTACTTACACGGTCAGTGGACTCGGGTGTTTCCCTGATTCGAATCAGCCTCCGGAGAACGCGAGAGGGCAACTGAGCGTCAAGGTGGAGGGGCAGAAGGACGTGGTTTCACGGTGGTGCTACTGAGGTGCATTCGGCGGAAGAAGGTTGCGAGCGCCGTCCCTACGGGACTTCGAGGATATGAGTGAGGATGCGTTCCCCACGCTGAAGCGCGGGGCTAACGACCGTTGCGCCTCCGGCGCGGTTGAGTGCGGCCTCGATCCTTTTTGGGCACCTTTGGGGGCTGGTTTTCCGCCCGTGCCGAGGGACCTTGGAAGCCAGCTCCTAACAGCAGATTCCCTGCGGGAATGACAGAAAGAAAAGCAAGGGTAAAAACTAATGCAAATGCGGGTCCTTCGCCTTTGGCTCAGGATGACAAGGTTGTGGTGAAGGGGCGTCTTTTAATCGTAGGGGATTTCGATTTTGTCGCCGGGTAGGGGGACCTGGAGGTCGGGGCTGTATTCGCGCTTCTCGCCGGGGGAGAGGGGGTGGAGCTTGAAGAGGACGAGCTGGTTGCGTTCGGAGTGGTCCATGGCGGCGAATACGGCGACCTGCTCGAGCGAGTAGTGGATGTGGAGGTCTTCGAGGGTGCCGGGGTCGATGTCGTTCCAGGTGGCCCACCAGCCGGGTTGGTAGACGGGGAGCTTGTCGGAGAGGTCCTGGGTGCCGAAGTCATCGCAGAGGGAGGGGAGGTGGGTGATCATCGAGATCTCGTCGGCGCTGATGGAGACGAGCAGGCGATTGCCGTTGGGGTGCTGGTCGATGTAGCGGGTGAGGTTGCGGGCGGCATTGACGAAGGTGTATTCGGGATGGGCGAGGTACTGGGCGGTCGAGAGGGCGTTGAATGCGGTCGCGAGGGCCGTGGCGGCGACGATGGTGATGCCGGCCAGGCGCGGCCAACCTTCCCTCAGGGGCTGAAGCCCCGCCATTTGAAGCGGCTTTTCGGCACGACTGAAGTCGTGCCCCTTCAAGACCGAGCCAGGCGGAGTTTTCTTAATACCTGCGCCGGATGTGACGAGGGCTTCGGCGCCGAGGGCGATTACGAAAAAGGCGAAAAGGGCGACCACCACGTAGTAGCGGGGCTGCGGGTGGTTCTGGTAGGTCATGAAGAGGATGTAGCCGGCGAGGGCGAGGACGGGTGCGCCGAAGACGGGGTCGGCCCAGAGGCGGCGGGATGCGCCACGACGCAGGGCGAGAGCGAGCACAAGTAAGACGACGATGCCGGCGAGGGGGATGAGGATGTGGTCGGCCCAGAGTCCGCCCTTGATGGACCACCAGAGGCTGAGCAGAGGCCAGTACCATTCGGTGGGCTTTATGTACTTGTTGATGAAGAAGAGGTAGCGGTAGTCGCGGAGGACGCCGGCGTGGATGATGAGGGCCATCCACGCGCCGAAGGAGAGGGCGGCGGAGGCTGCGGCGGCGACTGAGCAGATGACGGCCTTGCGGCGGTCGGGCCAGAGGGCGGCGAGGATGGCCCAGCCTAGAGCGGGGAACAGGAAGACAGCGGTGGTCTTGGTGAGCAGCATCAGCGTGAACAGGACGCCGATGACGATGCTGACCAGGACGGGGCGGCGGAAGCGGGGGAGGCGCACGGCGAGGTTGAGTCCGGCGAGCAGGAACGTGACCAGCATGGGCTCAAGAATGGCCAGGCGGCTGAAGGCGTAGAGGAAGGGGCTGGTGACGGCGAGGGTGACGGCCAGGAGGGCCATCCAGCGGGGGCCCCGGGTGCGGAGGAGCAGGTAGCCGAGGATCAGTTCGAGTACGAAGAAGGAGACGGAGAGGGAGCGGGCCGCGACGATGTTGACGCCGGTGAAGGCGAAGACGATCCACTCAAGGAAGGGCCAGACGGGCACGGCGGGGGCGGGGTTGAAATCGCCGGGGACGTACCAGTGGCCGGTGAGGTGGGCGCGGACGGCGGCGTTGCCGTACCAGCCTTCGTCGGTGTACTTGGCCCAGTCTTCGATCCAGGGGGAGTGGTTGGGGAAATCGGCTTCGAGATGAATGTAATGGGAGACGGCGAAGGCGATGATGAGGACGAGCCAGGCGGCGTAGGCCCAGCGTTTGTAGGAAGTCTGGCGCAAAAGGCTCCCCCGTTGGCCGGAATGATTCAGGAATTTAGTGGACAGTCAAAGTATAGCTTGGAGTGCGGTTGGAGTTGGATGTCAGTCCGGAGGTGGTTAACAGCAGATTCCCTTGTATCTCTGAATGAGCGGCAGTTTCGGTGAGACTGTTGCAGTGGGGGAGCCGAGGCATCGGCTCCCCCGCGGGCGGGCGGCTCCCGTACGTCCCCAGGTGATCGCTCACCGTCCCGGAGCATAGGGACCGCTGCCCAAGTCACGTACGACCGAACAGTCGCACGATCTCATTCGAACATACAAGGCAGGTTATCGTGACACAGATGGTTTGTGGCGTAGATGTTGCTTCCGAGTCCCTGGAAGTTCGCATTGGCCAGCAGGGTGCGGCAGGGTCTTTCCCCAACACCCCCGAAGGGATTATGGCGCTGGGCGCCTTTTGCCAGGCACATCAGGTTGAAATGGTGGCCATGGAAGCCACCGGCGGGTACGAACAACTGGCGTTTGCGCAGCTATCGGAACAAGGCCTTGCGGTGGCCATCGTGAACCCGCGCGCGGTGCGCCAGTTCGCTCAGAGCATGGGCTCACTGGAGAAGACCGATCGCATCGACGCCGCCATGATCGCCTGGTACGCCGAAGTGAAGAAGCCGCAGCCAGCCTGCCTGACGCCGCCCGGCCAGCAGCAGTTGCGGGCGCTGGTCACGCGTCTTCGCCAGCTGACCGATGTGCGTACGGCGCAACGCAACCAGCAGCGGTTGGTTACCGATCGCGCCGTGCAGGTTTCCTTCGCCAAGTTGCTGGCCTTCGTTGCCCGCCAGATCCGCGATCTGGAGCAGCGCATCGCCAGGCTGATCGAGCAGGACCCGCTGTGGCGGGAACTCAACCAGGCATTTCGCACCATCAAAGGCGTGGCCGACCGCACCGTGGCGCGGTTGATGGCGGAGATGCCGGAGATCGGCCTGCTGTCCAACAAGACCGTCTCCAAACTGGCCGGGCTGGCTCCTTTGGCCAACGACTCGGGAAAGCAGCAGGGCAAACGCGCGGTGCGGGGAGGACGCGCCGCGGTGCGCGACATCCTCTACCTCGTGGCTGGTGTGGCGGGCCGCTTCGAGCCGGACTTCACCGCCTTTCAGCAGCGCCTCCGCGCGGCCGGCAAGCCGCCCAAGGTCGTCCGCATTGCGCTCGCCCACAAGCTGCTGGTGCGGCTCAACGCCAAGGCCCGCGAGGTGCGCTGTCGGCTGGCGCTTCAGACCACTTCCTCCCGGGCTTGCGCCTGAACATGCTAATCTCCCACTCGCCGTAGCCGCTCGGTTGTGGGAAAGCGGGAAACGCGCTCTCTGCGTTTTCCGAGGCGCAGCGCGCCGTCTTTTCCAGCAACCCCTCCATGAACCCTTGACAAATCAGACAGTCGCTCCGGGAATGACAGTAAGAAAAGCGAGGGTTCGGCCGGCCGGGGGCTGTGGTCTCCCACCCATCGCGCGATCAGGCTGCGCGATGGATGGGGCACCCGGAATCGTGCAGATGCCAAAGCAGATTCTCATTTGACTATTCGTAGGCGAGGGCGTCGATGGGGTCTTTTCTGGCGGCCATCCAGGCGGGGTAGAGGGCACCGAGGATGGAACCGGCGAAGGCGATGAAGGCGCCTTGGAGGAGCCACCGGCTGGGGATCTGGAACTGGAGCGTGGTGGCGTGGAGCATAGCCACACGCACGCCATAGGAGCCGGCGATGCCGAGAATGACGCCGACGACGGCGAGGATGGCGGTTTCGCGAAGGACGACGGAGACGATCTCCGGCTTAGAGGCGCCCATGGATTTGAGGATGCCGATTTCGCGGGTGCGCTCGAGGACGGCGGTGTACATGGTCTGGAAGATGACGAGGAAACCGACGACGACTGCGATGACGGTGACGGAGTTGAGGGCGAGGTTGAAGCCGGGGAGTTTCTCGGGGGTCATCTCGCTGAGCCACTCGTCCATGGTTTCGACGGGATAGTTCTGGAGGCCGCGGGTGTTATGGATGGCGTCGATGACGGACTGGGCGTTGGCGGGGTCGTCGAGCTTGAGGTAGAAGTTGGAGGCCTTGCCGGGGTTGTTGATGAGCTGGCCCATGGTTTCGATGGGAATGAGCTTGCGGCCGCCTTTGCCGTGCTGGACGATGCCGCAGATATGGAAGTCGGTGTTGAAGATGGAGAGGGTGTCGCCGAGCGTGTAGGGCTTGCCGGTGGCGGGATTGACCTTAGCGGCCAGGACGTCGTCGACGATGACGTCGTCGGGGCCTTTGAAGGGGGTTCCGGCTACGAAGGTGAAGGGGCGAAGGGCGTTGTAGGAAGGGTAGTCGATGCCGAACTGGATTTCTACGCCGCTGGTGGAGGTGATGAGCTGGAGGGCGGCGGGAGAGACGACGGTGACGTGGGGGATTTTGCGGAGTACGTCGACGAATTTGACAGGCATGGAGACGGGTCCGGCGCCGTTCATGTTGCTGGCGTTGGAGCCGCGCATGATGAGGTCGGCGCCGATGCCGTTGGTGCGCTGCTTCTGGTCATTGAGCATGCCCATGAAGATGCCGACGATGGAGAGGATCATGATGACCTCAATGGCGACGGCAAGGATGCTGATGATGGAGCGCAGGGGGCGGTGCAGCAGATTGGCGACGATGAGCTTGTTCATGCCTGAGTTCAAGGGTATCAGTAAGGCAGCCTCCAGCTGCCAGCTTCCAGCTCCTAGCTGAAGGCTTGGGAGTCCTCAGCAATGAGCCCTCAGCAGTTTCGCGGGTTACTTGATGGGAAAGCGGCCGATTTGGGCAGAAATCCCTAAGAATCCGTGCATAAACCGGAACATGATTTTGACTGGCACTGGACTTCCGTTTGCGATTGGGAGGAAAATCCACAGTAAGGGCCTTTAACCCCTGTCTGGTTAAGCCGATGGGCAGCTTCGGAGAAGACCTGCGCATGGAGCGGATGTCCCGCGGCATTGCGCTGGAAGACATCACGGCGGTAACGAAGATCAGCCAGCACCACCTGGTGGCTCTGGAGCAGGAGCGTTTTCGCCTTCTTCCGGGGGGAATCCTCAACAAGGGAATCGTGCGAGGGTACGCGAG from the Occallatibacter riparius genome contains:
- a CDS encoding IS110 family RNA-guided transposase is translated as MTQMVCGVDVASESLEVRIGQQGAAGSFPNTPEGIMALGAFCQAHQVEMVAMEATGGYEQLAFAQLSEQGLAVAIVNPRAVRQFAQSMGSLEKTDRIDAAMIAWYAEVKKPQPACLTPPGQQQLRALVTRLRQLTDVRTAQRNQQRLVTDRAVQVSFAKLLAFVARQIRDLEQRIARLIEQDPLWRELNQAFRTIKGVADRTVARLMAEMPEIGLLSNKTVSKLAGLAPLANDSGKQQGKRAVRGGRAAVRDILYLVAGVAGRFEPDFTAFQQRLRAAGKPPKVVRIALAHKLLVRLNAKAREVRCRLALQTTSSRACA
- a CDS encoding ABC transporter permease, with translation MNKLIVANLLHRPLRSIISILAVAIEVIMILSIVGIFMGMLNDQKQRTNGIGADLIMRGSNASNMNGAGPVSMPVKFVDVLRKIPHVTVVSPAALQLITSTSGVEIQFGIDYPSYNALRPFTFVAGTPFKGPDDVIVDDVLAAKVNPATGKPYTLGDTLSIFNTDFHICGIVQHGKGGRKLIPIETMGQLINNPGKASNFYLKLDDPANAQSVIDAIHNTRGLQNYPVETMDEWLSEMTPEKLPGFNLALNSVTVIAVVVGFLVIFQTMYTAVLERTREIGILKSMGASKPEIVSVVLRETAILAVVGVILGIAGSYGVRVAMLHATTLQFQIPSRWLLQGAFIAFAGSILGALYPAWMAARKDPIDALAYE
- a CDS encoding ArnT family glycosyltransferase, giving the protein MRQTSYKRWAYAAWLVLIIAFAVSHYIHLEADFPNHSPWIEDWAKYTDEGWYGNAAVRAHLTGHWYVPGDFNPAPAVPVWPFLEWIVFAFTGVNIVAARSLSVSFFVLELILGYLLLRTRGPRWMALLAVTLAVTSPFLYAFSRLAILEPMLVTFLLAGLNLAVRLPRFRRPVLVSIVIGVLFTLMLLTKTTAVFLFPALGWAILAALWPDRRKAVICSVAAAASAALSFGAWMALIIHAGVLRDYRYLFFINKYIKPTEWYWPLLSLWWSIKGGLWADHILIPLAGIVVLLVLALALRRGASRRLWADPVFGAPVLALAGYILFMTYQNHPQPRYYVVVALFAFFVIALGAEALVTSGAGIKKTPPGSVLKGHDFSRAEKPLQMAGLQPLREGWPRLAGITIVAATALATAFNALSTAQYLAHPEYTFVNAARNLTRYIDQHPNGNRLLVSISADEISMITHLPSLCDDFGTQDLSDKLPVYQPGWWATWNDIDPGTLEDLHIHYSLEQVAVFAAMDHSERNQLVLFKLHPLSPGEKREYSPDLQVPLPGDKIEIPYD